Proteins encoded by one window of Burkholderia plantarii:
- a CDS encoding Lrp/AsnC family transcriptional regulator, translating to MRPPRLDQLDTLDRNLVALLQANARASVAELARQLDVARTTVIARIERLERTQVIAGYSARLGQDVLDASLVAYVGIILAPKFGHDVLKRLDRMPEVQLLCAVSGEYDYVAWLRADSPGRLNDLLDEIGSLDGVERTTTSIILARKIDRGTIAV from the coding sequence ATGCGCCCACCCCGACTCGACCAGCTCGATACGCTCGACCGCAATCTCGTCGCGCTGCTGCAGGCCAATGCCCGCGCCAGCGTGGCCGAGCTTGCGCGCCAGCTCGACGTGGCGCGCACGACGGTGATTGCGCGGATCGAGCGGCTCGAACGCACCCAGGTGATCGCCGGCTACAGCGCGAGGCTGGGTCAGGACGTGCTCGACGCGAGCCTGGTGGCCTATGTCGGCATCATCCTCGCGCCGAAGTTCGGTCACGACGTGCTCAAGCGACTCGACCGGATGCCCGAGGTGCAGTTGCTCTGCGCGGTGAGCGGCGAATACGATTACGTCGCGTGGCTGCGCGCCGATTCGCCGGGCCGCCTGAACGACCTGCTCGACGAGATCGGCTCGCTCGACGGCGTGGAGCGCACCACCACCTCGATCATCCTCGCGCGCAAGATCGATCGCGGCACGATCGCGGTGTGA
- a CDS encoding LacI family DNA-binding transcriptional regulator codes for MSEFRPPSAARPATISDVAREAGTGKTSVSRYLNGETNVLSADLRGRIEAAIQRLNYRPNQMARGLKRGRNRLLGLLAADLTNPYTVEVLQGVEAACHALGYMPLICHAANEADMERRYLQLLTTYRVEGMIVNALGAREDALLPLRGCGIPTVLVDRRVDGFDADLVGLDNAAAVRAGLAHLLDRGYTSVTFVVQPFEQVSSRRLREAAFRAALAEAGHEVASSVIADLGEPDALRAALAEVDARVEAAGRAGRRAALFAANAPVALALARHLHARHGAGWQAKAALLSIDDPEWAELLGITTIRQPTYEIGYRAVEFVHDRIDGATGAACEALLPGELVVRTSTSS; via the coding sequence ATGAGCGAGTTCCGTCCACCGTCCGCCGCGCGCCCGGCGACGATCAGCGACGTCGCGCGCGAAGCCGGCACCGGCAAGACCAGCGTCTCGCGCTACCTGAACGGCGAGACCAACGTGCTGTCGGCCGACCTGCGCGGCCGCATCGAGGCGGCGATCCAGCGCCTCAACTACCGGCCCAACCAGATGGCGCGCGGGCTCAAGCGCGGCCGCAACCGGCTGCTCGGGCTGCTGGCCGCCGACCTGACCAATCCCTATACCGTCGAGGTGCTGCAGGGCGTCGAGGCGGCCTGCCACGCGCTCGGCTACATGCCGCTGATCTGCCATGCGGCCAACGAAGCCGACATGGAGCGCCGCTATCTGCAGCTGCTCACCACCTATCGCGTGGAAGGCATGATCGTCAACGCGCTCGGCGCGCGCGAGGACGCGCTGCTGCCGCTGCGCGGCTGCGGGATTCCGACCGTGCTGGTGGATCGCCGCGTGGACGGCTTCGATGCCGATCTGGTCGGCCTCGACAACGCCGCCGCGGTGCGCGCCGGGCTCGCGCATCTGCTCGACCGCGGTTACACGAGCGTGACGTTCGTGGTGCAGCCGTTCGAGCAGGTCAGCTCGCGCCGGCTGCGCGAGGCGGCGTTTCGCGCCGCGCTGGCCGAGGCGGGCCACGAGGTCGCGTCGAGCGTGATCGCCGATCTCGGCGAGCCGGACGCGCTGCGCGCCGCGCTGGCCGAGGTCGATGCGCGCGTCGAGGCGGCCGGCCGGGCCGGGCGGCGCGCGGCGCTGTTCGCCGCCAACGCGCCCGTCGCGCTCGCGCTCGCGCGCCATCTGCACGCGCGGCACGGTGCCGGCTGGCAGGCGAAGGCGGCGCTGCTGTCGATCGACGATCCCGAATGGGCCGAGCTGCTCGGCATCACCACCATTCGCCAGCCGACCTATGAAATCGGCTACCGTGCCGTGGAATTCGTCCACGACCGGATCGATGGCGCCACCGGCGCCGCGTGCGAGGCGCTGCTGCCGGGCGAGCTGGTGGTGCGCACGTCCACCTCAAGCTGA
- a CDS encoding zinc ribbon domain-containing protein: MKTSPAFSRPERWLRIASWAIAIVFALFLNMLGSLVIRDLMFAPRGGPPDISQFSDTARDAALRDERRALDGERESLSARQETANAGATRARRDYDNAREGLRNWVATRSATGDSSRNPELLARTQALDALQAALAGWQKQQDTLGDQLNALAARSAALDVRTEQAHREADARYEAALRRYSLTVFGYRLAFTLPVLLVAVWLFVRHRRTRYWPFVYGFGLFALSAFFVELVPYLPDFGGYVRVVVGIALTAFAGVAMLRAFQRYVERKRDELQRSQDERAQAIGYEKAIASFQKKTCPSCDKPWSLGGEHATFCIHCGLRLFQTCVCTARNFAFFPFCSGCGAAVQRDAPPAKEL; encoded by the coding sequence ATGAAGACCAGTCCGGCATTTTCCCGCCCCGAACGGTGGTTGCGCATCGCGTCATGGGCGATCGCGATCGTGTTCGCGCTGTTCCTGAACATGCTCGGCAGCCTCGTGATCCGCGACCTGATGTTCGCGCCGCGCGGCGGCCCGCCCGATATCTCGCAGTTCTCCGACACGGCCCGCGACGCGGCCCTGCGCGACGAGCGGCGCGCGCTCGACGGCGAGCGCGAGAGCCTGAGCGCCCGGCAGGAGACGGCGAACGCGGGCGCCACGCGCGCGCGGCGTGATTACGACAACGCCCGAGAGGGCTTGCGCAACTGGGTCGCCACGCGCAGCGCGACGGGCGACAGCAGCCGCAATCCGGAACTGCTCGCGCGCACGCAGGCGCTCGACGCGCTGCAGGCGGCGCTGGCCGGCTGGCAGAAGCAGCAGGACACGCTCGGCGACCAGTTAAACGCGCTGGCGGCGCGCTCGGCGGCGCTCGACGTGCGCACCGAGCAGGCGCACCGCGAGGCCGACGCGCGCTACGAGGCCGCGCTGCGCCGTTATTCGCTGACGGTGTTCGGCTATCGCCTCGCGTTCACGCTGCCGGTGCTGCTGGTCGCGGTCTGGCTGTTCGTGCGCCATCGCCGCACGCGCTACTGGCCGTTCGTTTACGGCTTCGGCCTGTTCGCGCTGTCGGCGTTCTTCGTCGAGCTGGTGCCGTATCTGCCCGACTTCGGCGGCTACGTGCGCGTGGTGGTCGGGATCGCGCTGACGGCGTTCGCGGGCGTGGCCATGCTGCGGGCGTTCCAGCGCTATGTCGAGCGCAAGCGCGACGAGCTGCAGCGCAGCCAGGATGAACGCGCGCAGGCGATCGGCTACGAGAAGGCGATCGCCTCGTTCCAGAAGAAGACCTGCCCGTCGTGCGACAAGCCCTGGAGCCTCGGCGGCGAGCACGCCACGTTCTGCATCCATTGCGGCCTGCGCCTGTTCCAGACCTGCGTCTGCACCGCGCGCAATTTCGCGTTCTTCCCGTTCTGCAGCGGCTGCGGCGCGGCGGTGCAGCGTGACGCGCCGCCGGCGAAAGAGCTGTAG
- a CDS encoding saccharopine dehydrogenase family protein gives MKIAIVGAGLIGHTIAHLLREAGDYEVVAFDRDAEALARLAEAGIATRRVDSADSNALRDALKGFDALVNALPYYLAVNVARAARAAGVHYFDLTEDVRATQAIRSLADGAEHAFMPQCGLAPGFIGIAAHSLVAGFSEVRDVKMRVGALPEFPTNALKYNLTWSVDGLVNEYCQPCEAIRDGQRQWVQPLEGLEHFSLDGTEYEAFNTSGGLGTLCETLADKVGTLDYKTVRYPGHRDLMQFLLGDMRLESDRDALKAMLRRAVPTTTQDVVLVFVTVTGVKRGQLVQDVFTRKIFANEIGGMPMNAIQITTAGSMCAVLDLFREGALPQRGFVRQEQVSLEAFLGNRFGKLYDGATLVPAHALA, from the coding sequence ATGAAGATCGCCATCGTCGGCGCCGGTCTCATCGGCCATACCATTGCCCATTTGCTGCGTGAAGCCGGCGACTACGAGGTGGTCGCGTTCGATCGTGACGCCGAGGCGCTCGCCAGGCTGGCCGAGGCCGGCATCGCCACGCGCCGCGTCGATTCCGCCGATTCGAACGCGCTGCGCGACGCGCTCAAGGGCTTCGACGCGCTCGTCAACGCGCTGCCCTACTACCTGGCCGTGAACGTCGCGCGCGCCGCGCGGGCCGCCGGCGTCCACTACTTCGACCTGACCGAGGACGTGCGCGCGACGCAGGCGATCCGCAGCCTCGCAGACGGCGCCGAGCATGCGTTCATGCCGCAATGCGGGCTCGCGCCCGGCTTCATCGGCATCGCCGCGCATTCGCTGGTGGCGGGCTTCAGCGAGGTCCGCGACGTGAAGATGCGGGTGGGCGCGCTGCCCGAATTTCCGACCAACGCGCTGAAGTACAACCTGACCTGGAGCGTGGACGGGCTCGTCAACGAATACTGCCAGCCTTGCGAGGCGATTCGCGACGGCCAGCGCCAGTGGGTGCAGCCGCTCGAAGGGCTCGAGCATTTCTCGCTCGACGGCACCGAATACGAGGCGTTCAACACCTCGGGCGGGCTCGGCACGCTCTGCGAGACGCTGGCCGACAAGGTCGGCACGCTCGACTACAAGACGGTCCGCTATCCCGGCCATCGCGACCTGATGCAGTTCCTGCTCGGTGACATGCGGCTCGAATCCGACCGCGACGCGCTGAAGGCGATGCTGCGCCGCGCGGTGCCGACCACCACGCAGGACGTCGTGCTGGTGTTCGTGACCGTGACGGGCGTGAAGCGCGGCCAGCTCGTGCAGGACGTGTTCACGCGCAAGATCTTCGCCAACGAGATCGGCGGCATGCCGATGAACGCGATCCAGATCACCACCGCGGGTTCGATGTGCGCCGTGCTCGACCTGTTCCGCGAAGGGGCGCTGCCGCAGCGCGGCTTCGTGCGGCAGGAGCAGGTGTCGCTGGAGGCGTTCCTCGGCAACCGCTTCGGCAAGCTCTACGACGGCGCGACGCTGGTGCCGGCCCACGCGCTGGCCTGA
- a CDS encoding PGDYG domain-containing protein, producing the protein MIELRQIDLRTDPAAQRVVKNETVEVEFAPEAGELMSLEGPNRYAAGDALVTGSTGDRWVVSRERFDAKYLPARPDLEPGRPGAYRNRPSVVLARRMDAPFTIARSENGDVLRGTAGDWVMQYAPGDYGVVQAQRFAQVYRVTD; encoded by the coding sequence ATGATCGAATTGAGGCAGATCGACCTGCGCACCGACCCGGCCGCGCAACGCGTCGTCAAGAATGAAACGGTGGAAGTCGAATTCGCGCCCGAGGCGGGCGAACTGATGAGCCTCGAAGGCCCGAACCGCTACGCGGCCGGCGACGCGCTCGTGACGGGCTCGACGGGTGACCGCTGGGTGGTGTCGCGCGAGCGCTTCGATGCGAAATATCTGCCCGCCCGGCCCGACCTGGAACCCGGCCGGCCCGGCGCGTACCGCAATCGTCCGAGCGTGGTGCTGGCCCGGCGGATGGACGCGCCGTTCACGATCGCGCGCTCCGAGAATGGCGACGTGCTGCGCGGCACGGCCGGCGACTGGGTCATGCAATACGCGCCCGGCGACTACGGCGTCGTCCAGGCGCAGCGTTTCGCGCAGGTCTATCGCGTCACGGACTGA
- a CDS encoding (2Fe-2S)-binding protein, protein MPLLYVLRNHLDLNGAKFGCGLGQCGACTVMLERDAVFSCLLPVSAVAGRAIRTVEGLGTAARPGRLQQAFIDRQAAQCGYCIAGMIMRAEALLEANPHPSDAEIREHMQPNLCRCGTHMRILAAVRDVAGAAARPPRSGA, encoded by the coding sequence ATGCCGCTGCTGTACGTGCTGCGCAATCATCTCGACCTGAACGGCGCCAAGTTCGGCTGCGGGCTGGGCCAGTGCGGCGCCTGCACCGTGATGCTCGAACGCGACGCCGTGTTCTCGTGCCTGCTGCCGGTCTCGGCCGTGGCGGGCCGCGCGATCCGGACCGTCGAGGGGCTCGGCACGGCCGCGCGCCCCGGCCGGCTGCAGCAGGCCTTCATCGACCGGCAGGCCGCGCAGTGCGGCTATTGCATCGCCGGCATGATCATGCGCGCCGAGGCGCTGCTCGAGGCGAATCCGCATCCGAGCGACGCGGAAATCCGCGAGCACATGCAGCCGAACCTGTGCCGCTGCGGCACCCACATGCGCATCCTCGCGGCCGTGCGCGACGTGGCCGGCGCCGCCGCCCGTCCGCCGAGGAGCGGCGCGTGA
- a CDS encoding YhfC family glutamic-type intramembrane protease, producing the protein MTVAPATLVALVVGTLLVALLPIVTYRLLKAPMKLDRRDAIVGIAAFMLFATLIERGFYAIALGMPAITQFLVKPAAFVAFGTIAAAVFEEAGRYLGMRFVERRYGASPGDGRGLGYGIGFGGAQAWFVGVIVLGQWTWLVWLAQRGQLNEQLATMPTDLALRIQMMLVTMSVSSIGVRVFECIAAFTFQLAMSVIVWRGVQARKRWILPLAIVLHPVGDLPLIAFNAGAIPISTMVTLYGVLTMILIAGLARWCRSASNAA; encoded by the coding sequence ATGACTGTTGCTCCCGCCACGCTGGTGGCGCTGGTCGTCGGCACGCTGCTCGTCGCGCTGCTGCCGATCGTCACGTACCGTCTGCTGAAAGCCCCGATGAAGCTCGACCGGCGCGACGCGATCGTCGGCATCGCCGCGTTCATGCTGTTCGCGACGCTGATCGAGCGCGGCTTCTACGCGATCGCGCTCGGCATGCCGGCCATCACGCAGTTTCTCGTCAAGCCGGCCGCGTTCGTCGCCTTCGGCACGATCGCGGCCGCCGTGTTCGAGGAGGCCGGCCGCTATCTCGGGATGCGCTTCGTGGAGCGGCGCTACGGCGCGTCGCCCGGCGACGGACGCGGGCTTGGTTACGGCATCGGCTTCGGCGGCGCGCAGGCGTGGTTCGTCGGCGTGATCGTGCTGGGCCAGTGGACCTGGCTCGTCTGGCTCGCGCAGCGCGGCCAGCTCAACGAACAGCTTGCCACCATGCCGACCGATCTCGCGCTGCGCATCCAGATGATGCTGGTGACGATGTCGGTGTCGTCGATCGGCGTGCGCGTGTTCGAATGCATTGCCGCGTTCACGTTCCAGCTGGCGATGTCGGTGATCGTCTGGCGCGGCGTGCAGGCGCGCAAGCGCTGGATCCTGCCGCTCGCGATCGTGCTGCATCCGGTCGGCGACCTGCCACTGATCGCGTTCAATGCCGGCGCGATTCCGATTTCGACCATGGTCACGCTGTACGGCGTGCTGACGATGATCCTGATCGCCGGGCTCGCCCGGTGGTGCCGGTCGGCGTCGAACGCAGCCTGA
- a CDS encoding cytochrome c → MRSRWRTVMWLAACLVVLAGVAWWFARPRPIDALASVPVVSPQSEPARRGAVLAAAGDCMVCHTARNGSPYAGGRPLATPFGAIESTNITPDPDTGIGRWSVEAFARAMRRGISRDGHHLYPAFPYPHFTKLSDADIAALYAFLMSRRPAVAPPPRNHLAFPFDHRPLVAFWNLLFLHEGPQPPDPARPADWNRGRYLVDALGHCGACHTPMNQLGAEQSSHAFRGGLIDGWDAPALNALNSGGSGAPRWTASELADYLHDGFSSAHGAAAGPMRPVTDSLRQVPRAEVEAIAAYLMSLDPGPAAPPSPAPGPRSLAPNPLFEGACASCHAAGSPMQIAGARPPLSNATSLHAGSPRNAVRMILDGNGWDGSHGAYYMPGFANLLTDEQIAQLARYVHDRHGSGQSWPDLDAAYVARLRKETAP, encoded by the coding sequence ATGCGATCGAGATGGCGCACGGTGATGTGGCTCGCTGCCTGCCTGGTGGTACTGGCCGGTGTCGCCTGGTGGTTCGCGCGGCCCCGGCCGATCGACGCGCTGGCGAGCGTACCCGTGGTGTCGCCGCAGTCGGAGCCGGCCCGGCGCGGCGCCGTGCTGGCCGCGGCCGGCGACTGCATGGTCTGCCATACCGCGCGCAACGGCAGCCCCTACGCGGGCGGCCGGCCGCTCGCCACGCCGTTCGGCGCGATCGAATCGACCAACATCACGCCGGACCCCGACACCGGCATCGGCCGCTGGTCTGTGGAAGCGTTCGCGCGGGCGATGCGCCGCGGCATTTCCCGCGACGGACACCACCTCTACCCGGCGTTTCCCTATCCGCACTTCACGAAGCTGTCCGACGCCGACATCGCGGCGCTCTACGCGTTCCTGATGTCGCGCCGGCCGGCCGTCGCGCCGCCGCCGCGCAACCATCTGGCGTTTCCGTTCGATCACCGGCCGCTCGTCGCGTTCTGGAACCTGCTGTTCCTCCATGAAGGCCCGCAGCCGCCGGACCCGGCCCGCCCGGCCGACTGGAACCGCGGACGCTATCTGGTCGACGCGCTCGGCCACTGCGGCGCCTGCCATACGCCGATGAACCAGCTCGGCGCCGAGCAGTCGTCGCACGCGTTTCGCGGCGGCCTGATCGACGGCTGGGACGCGCCCGCGCTGAACGCATTGAACAGCGGCGGCAGCGGCGCACCGCGCTGGACCGCGAGCGAGCTGGCCGATTATCTGCACGACGGCTTCTCGTCCGCGCATGGGGCGGCGGCCGGGCCGATGCGGCCGGTCACGGACAGCCTGCGGCAGGTGCCGCGCGCCGAGGTGGAAGCGATCGCCGCCTACCTGATGTCGCTCGATCCCGGCCCGGCCGCGCCACCCTCGCCCGCGCCCGGCCCGCGTTCGCTCGCGCCGAACCCGCTGTTCGAAGGCGCCTGCGCGTCCTGTCATGCCGCCGGCTCGCCGATGCAGATCGCGGGCGCGCGGCCGCCGCTGTCGAACGCGACGAGCCTGCATGCCGGCTCGCCGCGCAACGCCGTGCGGATGATCCTCGACGGCAACGGCTGGGACGGCAGCCACGGCGCCTATTACATGCCGGGCTTCGCGAACCTGCTGACCGACGAACAGATCGCGCAGCTCGCGCGCTACGTGCATGATCGCCATGGCTCCGGCCAATCCTGGCCCGACCTCGACGCCGCGTATGTCGCGCGGCTGCGCAAGGAGACCGCTCCGTGA
- a CDS encoding xanthine dehydrogenase family protein molybdopterin-binding subunit yields the protein MKPLATPASAARRRFLTEGALVVGFTLAPALRAVAQKTTTEAGSFTASAPTLPGSLKLAPLLDAWIRIDEHGITVCTGKVELGTGIRTAMIQLAAEQLRVGVDAVTLVTADTRLTPNEGYTAGSHSIADSGTAIFNAAAQARELLVEAAAHKLGVAPAELRAGDGKVVANDGRALSYAEVVRDVNLHRNAAARTDLGAPSAWRVVGQPVPRVDIPGKVSGGPSYVQDLRLPGMVHARVVRPPAYGASLISADLDAVRAMPGVIAVVRDGSYLAVVARDEWEAIQAMRALSASAQWRPGPALPDQATVHDLLMTFPAEDIAVAGRAAPAGAAVTTRSARYRKPYLSHGSIGPSCAVAHLDGDTLTVWTHTQGVFPLRAGLAEMLSMPPERIHCIHVEGAGCYGHNGADDAAADAALIARAVPGRPVRVQWMREQEHGWEPFGPAMTTRVSAGLDAAGRIVGWHYELWSNGHNNRVENAGRLMPTWLLAQPFTPKPQKEIPMPEGGADRNSVPLYTIPNLVVTDHFIQTAPIRVSAMRGLGAYMNVFSTESFIDELAHAAHADPVAFRLAHLGDARAIDVIRLTAARFDWPRRPAGGRGHGTGFAFAQYKNLMAYLAIAVELTVDADTGEVALGRVVASVDCGQVVNPDGVKNQIEGGIVQSASWTLFERTTFDTRRVTSFDWSTYPILRFGSLPRSVEVHLIDRPAMPFLGVGEAAQGPTAAAIANAIFDATGKRIRETPLLPEKLRG from the coding sequence GTGAAGCCGCTCGCGACGCCGGCGAGCGCCGCGCGCCGCCGGTTCCTGACCGAGGGCGCGCTGGTGGTCGGCTTCACGCTGGCGCCCGCGCTGCGCGCCGTGGCGCAGAAGACCACCACCGAGGCCGGCAGCTTCACCGCCAGCGCGCCGACGCTGCCCGGCAGCCTGAAGCTCGCGCCGCTGCTCGACGCCTGGATCCGGATCGACGAACACGGCATCACCGTCTGCACCGGCAAGGTGGAGTTGGGCACCGGCATCCGCACGGCGATGATCCAGCTCGCGGCCGAGCAGCTGCGGGTGGGCGTCGATGCCGTCACGCTCGTCACCGCCGATACGCGGCTCACGCCGAACGAGGGCTACACGGCCGGCAGCCATTCGATCGCCGACAGCGGCACCGCGATCTTCAACGCCGCCGCGCAGGCCCGCGAGCTGCTGGTCGAGGCGGCCGCGCACAAGCTCGGCGTGGCGCCCGCCGAGCTGCGCGCCGGCGACGGCAAGGTGGTCGCGAACGACGGCCGCGCCCTGAGTTACGCCGAAGTGGTACGTGACGTGAACCTGCATCGCAACGCCGCCGCGCGCACCGATCTCGGCGCGCCCTCTGCCTGGCGCGTCGTCGGGCAGCCGGTGCCGCGCGTGGACATCCCGGGCAAGGTCTCGGGCGGCCCCAGCTACGTGCAGGACCTGCGCCTGCCCGGCATGGTGCATGCGCGCGTGGTGCGCCCGCCCGCGTATGGCGCGAGCCTGATCTCGGCCGATCTCGATGCGGTGCGGGCGATGCCGGGCGTGATCGCGGTGGTGCGCGACGGCAGCTATCTGGCGGTGGTGGCCCGCGACGAATGGGAAGCCATTCAAGCCATGCGCGCCCTGTCGGCGTCGGCGCAATGGCGGCCCGGCCCCGCGCTGCCGGACCAGGCCACCGTCCACGACCTGCTGATGACGTTTCCCGCCGAGGACATCGCCGTGGCCGGGCGCGCCGCGCCGGCCGGCGCCGCCGTGACCACGCGCTCGGCCCGCTACCGCAAGCCCTATCTCTCGCACGGCTCGATCGGGCCGTCCTGCGCCGTCGCCCATCTCGACGGCGACACGCTGACGGTCTGGACCCACACGCAGGGCGTGTTCCCGCTGCGCGCGGGCCTGGCCGAGATGCTGTCGATGCCGCCCGAGCGGATCCATTGCATCCACGTGGAAGGCGCCGGCTGCTACGGCCACAACGGCGCCGACGACGCCGCCGCGGATGCCGCGCTGATCGCACGCGCCGTACCCGGCCGGCCGGTGCGCGTGCAGTGGATGCGCGAGCAGGAACACGGCTGGGAGCCGTTCGGCCCCGCCATGACGACGCGCGTCTCGGCCGGGCTCGACGCCGCCGGGCGCATCGTCGGCTGGCATTACGAACTGTGGAGCAACGGCCACAACAACCGCGTGGAGAACGCCGGGCGCCTGATGCCGACTTGGTTGCTCGCGCAACCGTTCACGCCGAAGCCGCAAAAGGAGATCCCGATGCCGGAGGGCGGCGCGGACCGCAACAGCGTCCCGCTCTATACGATCCCGAACCTCGTCGTGACCGACCACTTCATCCAGACCGCGCCGATCCGCGTCTCGGCGATGCGCGGGCTCGGCGCCTACATGAACGTGTTCTCGACCGAGAGCTTCATCGACGAACTCGCGCACGCGGCACACGCCGACCCCGTCGCGTTCCGCCTCGCGCATCTCGGCGACGCGCGCGCGATCGACGTGATCCGGCTCACCGCCGCGCGCTTCGACTGGCCGCGCCGGCCCGCCGGCGGACGCGGACACGGCACCGGCTTCGCGTTCGCCCAGTACAAGAACCTGATGGCCTATCTGGCGATCGCCGTTGAACTGACCGTCGACGCGGACACCGGCGAAGTCGCGCTCGGGCGCGTGGTCGCGTCGGTGGACTGCGGGCAGGTGGTCAACCCCGACGGCGTGAAAAACCAGATCGAAGGCGGCATCGTGCAGTCGGCGAGCTGGACGCTGTTCGAGCGCACCACGTTCGACACGCGGCGCGTGACGAGCTTCGACTGGAGCACGTACCCGATCCTGCGCTTCGGCTCGCTGCCGCGTTCGGTGGAGGTGCATCTGATCGACCGGCCCGCCATGCCCTTCCTCGGCGTCGGCGAGGCCGCACAGGGCCCGACCGCCGCCGCCATCGCCAACGCGATCTTCGATGCCACCGGCAAGCGCATCCGCGAGACGCCGCTGCTGCCGGAGAAGCTGCGGGGGTGA
- a CDS encoding DUF3022 domain-containing protein yields the protein MDDYHYDCASAEFNELAHVICDLFPEQTSFAERRDDAGRLLHVQWLGMRFGSAPRRMALDVRIEAAALARYLGMRPMQRARSHAVLRAYVEAFIGSLEERHAEGQAVEREAALTLGEEFA from the coding sequence ATGGATGACTACCACTACGATTGCGCGAGCGCCGAGTTCAACGAGCTCGCGCACGTGATCTGCGACCTGTTCCCCGAACAGACCAGCTTTGCCGAACGCCGCGACGACGCGGGGCGCCTGCTGCACGTGCAGTGGCTCGGCATGCGCTTCGGCTCCGCGCCGCGGCGCATGGCGCTCGACGTCCGGATCGAGGCGGCCGCGCTCGCGCGCTATCTGGGCATGCGGCCGATGCAGCGCGCGCGCAGCCATGCGGTGCTGCGCGCCTATGTCGAGGCGTTCATCGGCTCGCTCGAGGAGCGGCACGCGGAGGGGCAGGCCGTGGAGCGCGAGGCTGCGCTCACGCTGGGCGAGGAGTTCGCTTAG
- a CDS encoding Spy/CpxP family protein refolding chaperone, with product MKKISLTLAALFALTGSIAAQAQTPASAPAAASASAATHAARHEARVEERIAYLHKQLKITSAQEAQWKPFADTMRDNGETMGRLYGERMENKKTATAVDDVKQYAEIAQANADGAKKLVDTFSPLYDALSPEQKALADKTFGERWEHHGPNAAKRAPHHAMKKPAAPAADAASAPAAQ from the coding sequence ATGAAAAAGATCTCGCTGACCCTCGCTGCGCTGTTCGCGCTCACTGGCTCGATCGCCGCCCAAGCCCAGACGCCCGCGTCGGCTCCCGCTGCCGCATCGGCGTCGGCCGCCACGCACGCTGCCCGCCACGAGGCACGTGTCGAGGAACGGATCGCCTACCTGCACAAGCAGCTGAAGATCACGTCGGCGCAGGAAGCCCAGTGGAAGCCGTTCGCCGACACGATGCGCGACAACGGCGAAACGATGGGCCGCCTCTATGGCGAGCGCATGGAAAACAAGAAGACGGCCACCGCCGTCGACGACGTCAAGCAATACGCCGAAATCGCCCAGGCGAACGCGGATGGCGCGAAGAAGCTGGTCGACACGTTCAGCCCGCTCTACGACGCGCTGTCGCCGGAGCAGAAGGCACTGGCCGACAAGACGTTCGGCGAGCGCTGGGAGCATCACGGCCCGAATGCCGCGAAGCGCGCACCGCATCACGCCATGAAGAAGCCGGCCGCGCCGGCAGCCGACGCGGCCAGCGCCCCGGCTGCGCAGTAA